The genomic window aagagcttcaaattttttgtaaataaaaaatttgtaaatatttaacaaaaaacctgtaaatttgattttataaaattgaagtataaaaagtttcttaaatAGATAGAGGTATcacaaaatttgttagaaaagtTATAATTATGATGgcatttatgtttataatatgaAAGATCAGTTAAAATAAGGAATTTAGgctaaaaatatcttataaattagTGGCCTGTTTTGGACACAATCATTGGTCATTTCTACAAACTGTGCATCCAATTCAATCTCTAAATActttagatattattttcttaGCACGAAAAGAgacaaaatcttttatttttaaatcaatttatatactGTTTCTAATTATTAAGGGACAACCATGTCGATTACTGGGTCAAAATGTGTATAACCTCAACTAGGCCATTCGACTGTGCGCGTATGATACTCACTAGAGTTCAGTTGAGAAGGGTTGTGATACATTTGACAAGACATTCTCAAACTACGACCTTTATAACATGAGGATCTCTGATGATCccacttgaaaaaataaaactttcaggGACATCtacttatatataataataactcttaaatatattctccgaaaagtttataaaaaatctttGGATCCTATTGAGACCTTAATGATGTCAAGTTTTTTTTCCCTGATATTCAGGGCGCACTTAGCGCACATGACGCTTCAGTATTTCGATCTACAATCcatcctaaaatattttttcgaagtaattttttaatttttggttgtcCCCATGTATTAGGAAATTGCTAAGATTTTAACTGTAATAAACGTATCGATCCGACCACAGAGTAGATTTTTTATGTGTCAGATATTGTAAAATTGATTACATTGTATAGATtttctcaattaaaaaattaaatctaaaagaTTTAACCTTGTTTTAATATTTGGacaatctttcaaaaaaaaattaatcctaaaggatcaaatttgtaaaacaaatagatacaaaattaaatgctttttttttctcagACTTGTTATATCTTGCAAACTTTTTGggaattcttttttttgttatattaactaAAATGCAATTGTTTAGTTGAAAGAGGAatgaatttaaaagttaagcTTTTTTTgggaattcaataattttttttttgtagtcgaatttgttgattttgtgatatgttctttaaaattaatttacaggAGATCATTTATCAAAGATTTTATTAGTCCGCTATTACACTAGATAAAGGATTCGTCGGCAGTATACAGAGctgaccattttaatctattatggttaaccaaccaaaaaataacttaaaagttttagagtttgatgggaggcATCATGCTCTGACATCAATTTAGATTTCGAATCTAAAAGGTAAGAGGTagaagaacactttaaattataaagttgttcctcataaaaaaactaatatgtcATTGtaacatttaatcgaaagaaaacacgctaactacagaaaaatgcttcactcaaaagttgtcaagggtaatagaggacattcgtctgtgtccatgactttggcctacaatagacctttttttatttatcaagacatttactttcatttaaaaaaaagaaaaaaaatgtgaaaaaggtcttttagtttcatttctttcgaaaaaaatattagttttttatgaggattttTTTATTGACGGTTTTTTTATTACTGTAGGAAATTCCATTTTAGAATCTTTTGAATTTGGTGAGTCTGACTCTATCCATTTTAAAGAACGGATGGGCACGGTTAAGAAAGTAGAAATGTTCTCTAATGTATACAAGATTGGCGCTAGagaaagttttgtttattttacaaagtTTCTAATGAAATAGCGGACTCTTAGTTGAAATTAATagttatcaatttaaattttaaaataacaaaagttttataatcaaaattcgaCTTGTGTATCAGACATAATCAATGTAAACACAGATTCACAGAAAAATTCAAATCTCAGAACACACATATGTTGGGGTTGTATActgacaaaataaatattgtacgtCTAACAGATCAACTTTGTGCGATAAAATTTACATGCATAATACAACATTCACGATAAATATGGTTACACTAGGTGCCACTAATCATGAATTAAGTGATGAGACAAccctttcttttttttctgtgtatcTTAGTTTGatgataaatatattgaatattcaatatattttcattaattattatcgaCTCAAAGTGTCTGAGCCAGTACTAGGACGACGGTGTCTATTTGGTGTGGGCGTAACATTTACAGCACGTTGTTGATTACCACCTCCGTGTAAAATATCCCAGATGTGATGTACAATTAAATCAATAGCCACTGCAACACAAAGATCCCCCATTGAAGATTTTGTTAATTGccaattaatcttttttttaaaattatttcaaacaaaaatgttcaTCGCTAATgttgaaatttacttttttcgaaaaataatagattttttgtgttttaaaatattgtttgcaGTGACTATTGTTTTGttctaaatatttctttttaaagtttCGGATAgcaaatagtttgttttttaaaattttgattagcgtgtgttgttttatttgaaataattttcaaataaaaataatggattGGAtggcaattaattaaaaagccTATTATTATTCTTACTCTAATAGACTGTCAGCTCGTGACAGAAAaaacataatcaattttttacagtctgccaatGATAGAGGCCATATATACAGCCACAAGCagcagaaaaatatataaaataacatgcataacGAATTAATGctcagttaaaaattaatattcgtttataaaacaaagaactgttaatttttaataggggatattaatgtattttttttatatttttaattcattgtttacaccgttataacaaagtaaaaaatataaatactgcttataaatgctgtatttaagtgtaaaaaatatttaaaatatattataattttgagatatttaattatatctgTTGCTTGTGGCTGTATATATGGCCTCTATCattggcagactgtaaaaaattgattatgtttCATCTGTCACGAGCTGACAGCCTATAAAGAATGGATCTTGGAAGATAGCTAGgcaatattttaagtaaatgcaATTTAAGTACATACTCGAACGAcacagaaaattaaattaaaaattattttaatttcgtaaTTAGGGCTGCTATTCGAggcgaaattttttaaaaaaccaaactacataaaaaaaagtaccgGTACCTACTTAATCAAAACGGCTCTTCGATATTAGTGGTTTTTGGTCATCATAAATTGGTTCCGAAAGGATAGATGGAtcaataaggaatatttttaagctgtGTTAAAAGGCTGAATTGTGTGGCGCATAATTTCTGTGTTCGTTAATTTTCTGTGTCATTaagagtaattttaatttaaacaaaagcaaatttcaagttaaattttaataaattagttatAATCAACAATCAAATATACTCTAAATCATAAAGGCATAACACTACATCGAAgcttttatatagtttttgtgGAAACTGTTTCTTACCTGTATTATCAGCACCTCTAGGTATTATCACATCAGCAAATTTTTTAGTCTATAAATAAACAGAATATTTCTTTAGATATCTTAGTTTTTTAATCTTAGGAAATTTAACAACTTACAGGAAAACAAAATTCTTCAAACGCTGGCTTGACAAAATTCATATATTGATTCAAAACTTGATCTAAATCACGGCCTCGTTCATTAATATCTCGTGGaactatttaagaaaaaaaacaatttttaaacattttaaccgattatttaataaataaaaaattacctctTCTTGCTAAACGAGTATCAGAATCAGtatcaacaaataatttcatatgaAATAAATCACGAACTTTAGGAAAATAAAAGACTAGAATTCCTTCAAATAAAACAACATCAGCCGGATAAATTGTAGTTACTTGATCTCGGCATCTGTTAACATATGgaagtaacaatttttaattttaacgaatttttacttaaaaaattgaataaacttACACGGAATTTGAACGATAATCATATCCAGGAATTTCACATTTCTTGCCAGCAAGAATATCTTCCAACGtggataaaattaattcatcatTGAATGCATCGGGATGATCAAAATTAAACTGTCCTTTTTCAGCTTTTTGCTTCTCAATTGCAGTTAATTCACGATAAAAACTGTCTTGTGAAATACACACAACTTGTCGTTTTGCATTGTCCATATCAACTTGGCCTAACTTTTCCATAATTCGTTTACATACTGTTGactaaattaacaaaaaaaaaacaattattcattCAGTTACGAATACCGGCATAAATAACTTCGCCAAAAATAAgatgtttttatagtttttagaaTTAATACGTAATTTACCTTTCCACTTGCAGTACCCCCTGCAACACCAATAAGGAATGGAGTTTTTCCTTCAACACCATTGACTTTTCCATTGTTTCGGTTCCATACATCACTAGCCCTACGTAAACCAAGATTTGTATTCTCAGccatttaaattgttaattaacacttttatattaaattaaattaagtaatttctATCATGTAATGTTAGAAGCTGTCAAATCAGTTAAGTTAAGATTTAGTGATCATTTGATAGCATAGGACATCTTTCGGTACGCGTTAAATACCAAAAAGGCGgtaaatgcaaaataattttctctaaagctataacaaaaaatatattctctactta from Chrysoperla carnea chromosome 2, inChrCarn1.1, whole genome shotgun sequence includes these protein-coding regions:
- the LOC123294129 gene encoding uridine-cytidine kinase isoform X2: MNSVMRLRSNNLLMGDEYTRFLFKLASDVWNRNNGKVNGVEGKTPFLIGVAGGTASGKSTVCKRIMEKLGQVDMDNAKRQVVCISQDSFYRELTAIEKQKAEKGQFNFDHPDAFNDELILSTLEDILAGKKCEIPGYDYRSNSVCRDQVTTIYPADVVLFEGILVFYFPKVRDLFHMKLFVDTDSDTRLARRVPRDINERGRDLDQVLNQYMNFVKPAFEEFCFPTKKFADVIIPRGADNTVAIDLIVHHIWDILHGGGNQQRAVNVTPTPNRHRRPSTGSDTLSR
- the LOC123294129 gene encoding uridine-cytidine kinase isoform X1, producing MNSVMRLRSNNLLMGDEYTRFLFKLASDVWNRNNGKVNGVEGKTPFLIGVAGGTASGKSTVCKRIMEKLGQVDMDNAKRQVVCISQDSFYRELTAIEKQKAEKGQFNFDHPDAFNDELILSTLEDILAGKKCEIPGYDYRSNSVCRDQVTTIYPADVVLFEGILVFYFPKVRDLFHMKLFVDTDSDTRLARRVPRDINERGRDLDQVLNQYMNFVKPAFEEFCFPTKKFADVIIPRGADNTVAIDLIVQHIRDFLNNRVKMNGISPPTTPRHNVAAFETPSPGRSPQHHQLARRVNSADAQFSRPH